The Coregonus clupeaformis isolate EN_2021a unplaced genomic scaffold, ASM2061545v1 scaf0087, whole genome shotgun sequence genome includes a window with the following:
- the LOC121557806 gene encoding zinc finger protein 721 isoform X2 has translation MDQDSEDPSSPSPSCSTEPQPMVSPGHESNHGDKEEGDQGCQKMVALSLDYGGEIRPGMNVAVKEAGMYWAWNCTGESSNTNSGSEWNPSASEQPGHSTSEQPEHSTSEQPGHSTSEQPEHSTSEQPEHSTSEQPEHSTSEQPEHSTSEQPGHSTSEQPEHSTSEQPEHSTSEQPEHSTSEQPEHSTSEQPEHSTSEQPEHSTSEQPEHSTSEQPEHSTSEQPGHSTSEQPEHSTSEQPEHSTSEQPEHSASEQPEHSTSEQPEHSTSEQPEHSTSEQPGHSTSEQPEHSTSEENEEPGYSKLGVLEHSTSEQPEHLTSGEPEQHQERHTPALTSRCSVCGKDCKHLSALKVHRRSHTGEKPYSCLDRGKSFAQNGTLKVHQRMHTGEKPFLCADCGENYQTNGKLIEHQRKHHPENVIDPWCTVCRLAFSSQLKLERHLKTHTGENPYCCPFCSKRFSTKWSMMQHQQVHSGEKPYSCSDCGKRFTHRSTVSTHERKHCIHRIRVEPPSGTGQRENSKPRKTYSCSECGRVCLTLSFLQIHMRKHTGEKPYHCPECEKKFATKSQVKAHQRTHTGAKRFSCPDCGQDFAYLRGMKVHQNKRHAEQNATSDQPPIKTHSCSVCGRQFSARNTLGRHLLIHSGVKPHKCAECGRCFAQKNNLKSHQLTHTGEKPYSCDQCGKRFTRKRAMKIHQQSPCAVIEAETSHHGRKSKLQTPKKSLQIEGTKKSPTLGRPRTSPTLGRPKTSPTLGRPKTSPTLGRPRTSPTLGRPRTSPTLGRSRRSPTLGRSRRSPTLGRPKTSPTLGRPRTSPTLGRPRTSPTLGRPRTSPTLGRSKTSPRLRRPKTSLTLGRPKTSPTLGRPKTSPTLGRPRTSPTLGRSRRSPTLGRPKTSPTLGRPKTSPTLGRSKTSPRLRRPKTSPRLGIPRTSPRREKPERSAAVGRPNRSCKMKNPMKVPTEDMTPRQSDDDDDDAVDCDVDDRNWLPSNGLEAEPMSPSQSDDDDAADCDRDWEEGDRHTPEQRESGDTSLSPPSAPLKSWGPASPSTSLLWGLKRLSVRLVDCRKTQNNKDSSNGRSLSGRGLPSGKAPGSKVIQRSVDLEKPYSCDQCGKGFLTPVGLKSHQIVHSGEKPYSCRVCGKSFARSGELVVHQRVHTGEKPFHCSDCGKSFAAISSLITHRRRHTGERPYSCDQCGKSFAQSTALKCHRRTHTGEKPYSCDQCGKRFAHSQLLKAHQRKHTGEEPETPYSCDQCDKRFTILSKLKIHQRKHTGEKPYHCEVCGKSYRFSCMLTYHQKSHTGEKPCSCDVCGKSFAHSSTLASHNRIHTGEKPFSCKVCGKSFAQTATLAGHLRTHTGENPDNPVRRQKQSRRGEEDGGEASYLCSDCGKCFSSLSKLNVHQKTHTAVKSHLCSDCGNSYYSASHLRAHMRSHTEGKPYLCTECGRRFKLPQTLKRHMLTHTGEKPCHCSICGRNFAHHHSLKIHMRTHTGEKPYNCSQCHQRFYSSCNLVSHQRVHSGEKPNHCVDCGKRFSSRSNLRAHQKSSHGIETSPKGIKRQRQAPAGKTPHHCSNCGEQFKSLSSLHVHEKTHRIEIPHQMFPYQPWMYGDHY, from the exons ATGGATCAG GACTCTGAAGACCCGTCCAGCCCGTCTCCATCCTGCTCCACTGAACCCCAACCCATGGTGTCCCCTGGTCATGAAAGTAACCATGGTGACAAGGAGGAGGGTGACCAGGGTTGTCAGAAGATGGTTGCCTTGAGCCTCGACTACGGTGGTGAAATAAGACCAGGAATGAATGTTGCAGTCAAAGAGGCTGGCATGTACTGGGCATGGAATTGTACTG GAGAGAGTTCCAATACAAACTCTGGTAGCGAGTGGAATCCTTCTGCATCGGAACAACCGGGACATTCTACATCAGAACAACCGGAACATTCTACATCAGAACAACCGGGACATTCTACATCAGAACAACCGGAACATTCTACATCAGAACAACCTGAACATTCTACATCAGAACAACCGGAACATTCTACATCAGAACAACCGGAACATTCTACATCAGAACAACCGGGACATTCTACATCAGAACAACCGGAACATTCTACATCAGAACAACCTGAACATTCTACATCAGAACAACCGGAACATTCTACATCAGAACAACCGGAACATTCTACATCAGAACAACCGGAACATTCTACATCAGAACAACCGGAACATTCTACATCAGAACAACCGGAACATTCTACATCAGAACAACCGGAACATTCTACATCAGAACAACCGGGACATTCTACATCAGAACAACCGGAACATTCTACATCAGAACAACCGGAACATTCTACATCAGAACAACCGGAACATTCTGCATCAGAACAACCAGAACATTCTACATCAGAACAACCGGAACATTCTACATCAGAACAACCGGAACATTCTACATCAGAACAACCGGGACATTCTACATCAGAACAACCGGAACATTCTACATCGGAAGAAAATGAAGAACCTGGATATTCTAAATTAGGAGTACTTGAACATTCTACATCAGAACAACCTGAACATTTGACATCAGGAGAACCCGAACAACACCAGGAGAGGCACACACCAGCTCTGACATCCCGCTGCTCAGTGTGTGGAAAAGACTGTAAACATTTATCAGCGCTAAAAGTCCACAGGAGAtcccacacaggagagaagccttactcctgcctTGACCGGGGCAAGAGTTTTGCTCAAAATGGTACGCTGAAAGTCCACCAGAGGATGCACACTGGGGAGAAGCCTTTCCTCTGCGCAGACTGTGGCGAGAACTACCAAACCAACGGGAAGCTGATAGAGCACCAACGGAAACATCACCCAGAGAACGTGATCGACCCCTGGTGCACCGTGTGTAGACTAGCGTTCAGCTCTCAGCTCAAGCTGGAACGGCACCTGAAGACTCACACCGGGGAGAACCCTTACTGCTGCCCTTTCTGTAGCAAGAGGTTCTCCACCAAATGGAGCATGATGCAACACCAGCAGGTCCACAGTGGAGAGAAGccctactcctgctctgactgtggcaaGCGCTTCACTCATAGATCCACTGTGTCGACGCACGAGAGGAAACACTGCATTCACCGAATCCGAGTGGAGCCCCCCTCCGGAACAGGACAACGGGAGAACAGCAAACCCAGGAAGACTTACTCTTGCTCGGAGTGTGGAAGAGTTTGCCTGACGTTATCTTTTCTGCAGATACACATGAGAAAACACACGGGAGAGAAGCCGTACCACTGCCCCGAGTGTGAGAAGAAGTTCGCTACTAAATCCCAAGTGAAAGCTCACCAGCGGACGCACACTGGAGCGAAACGGTTCTCCTGCCCCGACTGTGGGCAGGACTTTGCTTATCTACGTGGTATGAAAGTGCACCAGAATAAACGGCACGCTGAGCAGAATGCAACGTCGGACCAGCCTCCTATCAAAACCCACAGCTGCTCAGTTTGTGGACGACAGTTTTCTGCCAGGAATACTCTAGGAAGACACCTCCTGATCCACTCTGGGGTGAAGCCGCACAAGTGTGCCGAGTGTGGGAGGTGCTTCGCTCAGAAGAACAACCTGAAATCCCACCAgctgactcacacaggagagaagccttacagctgtgatcaatgtgggaagaggtTCACTCGGAAAAGAGCTATGAAAATACACCAGCAGTCCCCCTGCGCTGTGATAGAAG CAGAGACCAGCCACCATGGCAGAAAATCCAAGTTACAAACACCCAAGAAATCACTTCAAATTGAGGGTACCAAGAAATCACCTACACTGGGGAGACCCAGGACATCACCTACACTGGGGAGACCCAAGACATCACCTACACTGGGGAGACCCAAGACATCACCTACACTGGGGAGACCCAGGACATCACCTACACTGGGGAGACCCAGGACATCACCTACACTGGGGAGATCCAGGAGATCACCTACACTGGGGAGATCCAGGAGATCACCTACACTGGGGAGACCCAAGACATCACCTACACTGGGGAGACCTAGGACATCACCTACACTGGGGAGACCCAGGACATCACCTACACTGGGGAGACCCAGGACATCACCTACACTGGGGAGATCCAAGACATCACCAAGACTGAGGAGACCCAAGACATCACTTACACTGGGGAGACCCAAGACATCACCTACACTGGGGAGACCCAAGACATCACCTACACTGGGGAGACCCAGGACATCACCTACACTGGGGAGATCCAGGAGATCACCTACACTGGGGAGACCCAAGACATCACCTACACTGGGGAGACCCAAGACATCACCTACACTGGGGAGATCCAAGACATCACCAAGACTGAGGAGACCCAAGACATCACCAAGACTGGGGATACCCAGGACATCACCTAGAAGGGAAAAACCAGAGAGATCGGCTGCAGTTGGAAGACCTAACAGATCTTGTAAAATGAAGAATCCAATGAAAGTGCCTACAGAG GACATGACGCCCCGCCAgtccgatgatgatgatgatgatgctgtagACTGCGATGTGGACGACCGGAATTGGTTACCTAGCAATGGACTAGAGGCGGAACCCATGAGTCCCAGCCAATCAGATGATGATGACGCTGCAGACTGCGACCGAGATTGGGAGGAGGGGGACAGGCACAccccagagcagagggagagTGGT GACAcgtctctctcacctccctccgcCCCCCTGAAGAGCTGGGGTCCTGCCTCTCCCAGTACCTCTCTACTCTGGGGTCTGAAGAGGCTGTCTGTGCGGCTGGTCGACTGCAGAAAAACACAGAACAACAAGG ACAGCTCTAATGGTCGCTCGCTCAGTGGGAGGGGCTTGCCATCTGGAAAGGCCCCAGGGTCGAAAGTGATCCAGCGATCAGTCGATTTGGAGAagccttacagctgtgatcagtgtgggaaagGTTTTCTTACTCCAGTAGGTTTAAAGTCACACCAGATAGTACactcaggagagaagccttacagctgtcgtgtgtgtgggaagagtttcgcTAGATCAGGTGAACTCGTAGTCCACCAGAgagtacacactggagagaaacccttTCACTGCTCCGACTGTGGAAAGAGCTTTGCTGCCATTAGTTCGTTGATAACCCACCGGCgaagacacacaggagagaggccttatagctgtgatcagtgtgggaagagttttgctcaATCAACGGCTTTAAAATGCCACCggcgaacacacacaggagagaaaccgtacagctgtgatcagtgtgggaagcgCTTTGCTCATTCACAGCTGCTGAAAGCGCACCAgcgaaaacacacaggagaggaaCCCGAAAcaccttacagctgtgatcaatgtgacaaGAGATTCACTATATTGAGCAAGTTGAAAATAcaccagagaaaacacacaggagagaagccttaccactgtgaAGTGTGCGGGAAGAGTTATAGGTTCTCTTGCATGCTGACATACCACCAGAaatcacacacaggagagaaaccttgcAGCTGCGACgtgtgtgggaagagctttgctcatTCAAGCACCCTGGCAAGCCACAATCgtatacacactggagagaagcctttcagCTGTAAAgtatgtgggaagagctttgcccAGACAGCTACACTGGCGGGTCACCtgcgaacacacactggagagaaccCGGATAACCCCGTGAGGAGGCAGAAGCAGAGTAGAAGAGGggaagaagatggaggagaggcgtCGTACCTCTGCAGCGACTGTGGGAAATGTTTCTCCTCGTTAAGTAAATTGAACGTACACCAGAAGACCCACACAGCAGTGAAGTCCCACCTCTGCAGCGACTGTGGGAATAGCTATTACAGTGCATCACACCTTAGGGCGCACATGAGGTCCCACACCGAAGGAAAACCTTACCTCTGCACCGAATGTGGGAGGCGTTTCAAGCTCCCACAGACTCTGAAAAGACACATGCTgacgcacactggagagaaaccctgCCACTGCTCCATCTGTGGGAGGAACTTTGCGCATCACCACTCTCTGAAAATACACATGCGAACTCACACCGGAGAAAAGCCTTACAACTGCTCACAGTGCCACCAAAGGTTCTATTCGTCATGCAACCTGGTTTCTCATCAGCGCGtacactctggagagaagcctAATCACTGCGTCGATTGTGGGAAACGTTTTAGCTCTAGGTCGAACTTACGTGCTCACCAGAAGTCATCACACGGCATAGAAACTTCACCAAAAGGGATAAAGCGCCAAAGACAAGCGCCAGCTGGGAAGACACCTCATCACTGCTCTAATTGTGGCGAACAGTTTAAGTCTTTGTCCAGCTTACATGTTCACGAGAAAACTCACAGGATAGAAATCCCACACCAGATGTTTCCTTATCAACCCTGGATGTATGGAGATCATTACTGA
- the LOC121557806 gene encoding zinc finger protein 91 isoform X1, translating to MDQDSEDPSSPSPSCSTEPQPMVSPGHESNHGDKEEGDQGCQKMVALSLDYGGEIRPGMNVAVKEAGMYWAWNCTGESSNTNSGSEWNPSASEQPGHSTSEQPEHSTSEQPGHSTSEQPEHSTSEQPEHSTSEQPEHSTSEQPEHSTSEQPGHSTSEQPEHSTSEQPEHSTSEQPEHSTSEQPEHSTSEQPEHSTSEQPEHSTSEQPEHSTSEQPEHSTSEQPGHSTSEQPEHSTSEQPEHSTSEQPEHSASEQPEHSTSEQPEHSTSEQPEHSTSEQPGHSTSEQPEHSTSEENEEPGYSKLGVLEHSTSEQPEHLTSGEPEQHQERHTPALTSRCSVCGKDCKHLSALKVHRRSHTGEKPYSCLDRGKSFAQNGTLKVHQRMHTGEKPFLCADCGENYQTNGKLIEHQRKHHPENVIDPWCTVCRLAFSSQLKLERHLKTHTGENPYCCPFCSKRFSTKWSMMQHQQVHSGEKPYSCSDCGKRFTHRSTVSTHERKHCIHRIRVEPPSGTGQRENSKPRKTYSCSECGRVCLTLSFLQIHMRKHTGEKPYHCPECEKKFATKSQVKAHQRTHTGAKRFSCPDCGQDFAYLRGMKVHQNKRHAEQNATSDQPPIKTHSCSVCGRQFSARNTLGRHLLIHSGVKPHKCAECGRCFAQKNNLKSHQLTHTGEKPYSCDQCGKRFTRKRAMKIHQQSPCAVIEAETSHHGRKSKLQTPKKSLQIEGTKKSPTLGRPRTSPTLGRPKTSPTLGRPKTSPTLGRPRTSPTLGRPRTSPTLGRSRRSPTLGRSRRSPTLGRPKTSPTLGRPRTSPTLGRPRTSPTLGRPRTSPTLGRSKTSPRLRRPKTSLTLGRPKTSPTLGRPKTSPTLGRPRTSPTLGRSRRSPTLGRPKTSPTLGRPKTSPTLGRSKTSPRLRRPKTSPRLGIPRTSPRREKPERSAAVGRPNRSCKMKNPMKVPTEDMTPRQSDDDDDDAVDCDVDDRNWLPSNGLEAEPMSPSQSDDDDAADCDRDWEEGDRHTPEQRESGDTSLSPPSAPLKSWGPASPSTSLLWGLKRLSVRLVDCRKTQNNKADSSNGRSLSGRGLPSGKAPGSKVIQRSVDLEKPYSCDQCGKGFLTPVGLKSHQIVHSGEKPYSCRVCGKSFARSGELVVHQRVHTGEKPFHCSDCGKSFAAISSLITHRRRHTGERPYSCDQCGKSFAQSTALKCHRRTHTGEKPYSCDQCGKRFAHSQLLKAHQRKHTGEEPETPYSCDQCDKRFTILSKLKIHQRKHTGEKPYHCEVCGKSYRFSCMLTYHQKSHTGEKPCSCDVCGKSFAHSSTLASHNRIHTGEKPFSCKVCGKSFAQTATLAGHLRTHTGENPDNPVRRQKQSRRGEEDGGEASYLCSDCGKCFSSLSKLNVHQKTHTAVKSHLCSDCGNSYYSASHLRAHMRSHTEGKPYLCTECGRRFKLPQTLKRHMLTHTGEKPCHCSICGRNFAHHHSLKIHMRTHTGEKPYNCSQCHQRFYSSCNLVSHQRVHSGEKPNHCVDCGKRFSSRSNLRAHQKSSHGIETSPKGIKRQRQAPAGKTPHHCSNCGEQFKSLSSLHVHEKTHRIEIPHQMFPYQPWMYGDHY from the exons ATGGATCAG GACTCTGAAGACCCGTCCAGCCCGTCTCCATCCTGCTCCACTGAACCCCAACCCATGGTGTCCCCTGGTCATGAAAGTAACCATGGTGACAAGGAGGAGGGTGACCAGGGTTGTCAGAAGATGGTTGCCTTGAGCCTCGACTACGGTGGTGAAATAAGACCAGGAATGAATGTTGCAGTCAAAGAGGCTGGCATGTACTGGGCATGGAATTGTACTG GAGAGAGTTCCAATACAAACTCTGGTAGCGAGTGGAATCCTTCTGCATCGGAACAACCGGGACATTCTACATCAGAACAACCGGAACATTCTACATCAGAACAACCGGGACATTCTACATCAGAACAACCGGAACATTCTACATCAGAACAACCTGAACATTCTACATCAGAACAACCGGAACATTCTACATCAGAACAACCGGAACATTCTACATCAGAACAACCGGGACATTCTACATCAGAACAACCGGAACATTCTACATCAGAACAACCTGAACATTCTACATCAGAACAACCGGAACATTCTACATCAGAACAACCGGAACATTCTACATCAGAACAACCGGAACATTCTACATCAGAACAACCGGAACATTCTACATCAGAACAACCGGAACATTCTACATCAGAACAACCGGAACATTCTACATCAGAACAACCGGGACATTCTACATCAGAACAACCGGAACATTCTACATCAGAACAACCGGAACATTCTACATCAGAACAACCGGAACATTCTGCATCAGAACAACCAGAACATTCTACATCAGAACAACCGGAACATTCTACATCAGAACAACCGGAACATTCTACATCAGAACAACCGGGACATTCTACATCAGAACAACCGGAACATTCTACATCGGAAGAAAATGAAGAACCTGGATATTCTAAATTAGGAGTACTTGAACATTCTACATCAGAACAACCTGAACATTTGACATCAGGAGAACCCGAACAACACCAGGAGAGGCACACACCAGCTCTGACATCCCGCTGCTCAGTGTGTGGAAAAGACTGTAAACATTTATCAGCGCTAAAAGTCCACAGGAGAtcccacacaggagagaagccttactcctgcctTGACCGGGGCAAGAGTTTTGCTCAAAATGGTACGCTGAAAGTCCACCAGAGGATGCACACTGGGGAGAAGCCTTTCCTCTGCGCAGACTGTGGCGAGAACTACCAAACCAACGGGAAGCTGATAGAGCACCAACGGAAACATCACCCAGAGAACGTGATCGACCCCTGGTGCACCGTGTGTAGACTAGCGTTCAGCTCTCAGCTCAAGCTGGAACGGCACCTGAAGACTCACACCGGGGAGAACCCTTACTGCTGCCCTTTCTGTAGCAAGAGGTTCTCCACCAAATGGAGCATGATGCAACACCAGCAGGTCCACAGTGGAGAGAAGccctactcctgctctgactgtggcaaGCGCTTCACTCATAGATCCACTGTGTCGACGCACGAGAGGAAACACTGCATTCACCGAATCCGAGTGGAGCCCCCCTCCGGAACAGGACAACGGGAGAACAGCAAACCCAGGAAGACTTACTCTTGCTCGGAGTGTGGAAGAGTTTGCCTGACGTTATCTTTTCTGCAGATACACATGAGAAAACACACGGGAGAGAAGCCGTACCACTGCCCCGAGTGTGAGAAGAAGTTCGCTACTAAATCCCAAGTGAAAGCTCACCAGCGGACGCACACTGGAGCGAAACGGTTCTCCTGCCCCGACTGTGGGCAGGACTTTGCTTATCTACGTGGTATGAAAGTGCACCAGAATAAACGGCACGCTGAGCAGAATGCAACGTCGGACCAGCCTCCTATCAAAACCCACAGCTGCTCAGTTTGTGGACGACAGTTTTCTGCCAGGAATACTCTAGGAAGACACCTCCTGATCCACTCTGGGGTGAAGCCGCACAAGTGTGCCGAGTGTGGGAGGTGCTTCGCTCAGAAGAACAACCTGAAATCCCACCAgctgactcacacaggagagaagccttacagctgtgatcaatgtgggaagaggtTCACTCGGAAAAGAGCTATGAAAATACACCAGCAGTCCCCCTGCGCTGTGATAGAAG CAGAGACCAGCCACCATGGCAGAAAATCCAAGTTACAAACACCCAAGAAATCACTTCAAATTGAGGGTACCAAGAAATCACCTACACTGGGGAGACCCAGGACATCACCTACACTGGGGAGACCCAAGACATCACCTACACTGGGGAGACCCAAGACATCACCTACACTGGGGAGACCCAGGACATCACCTACACTGGGGAGACCCAGGACATCACCTACACTGGGGAGATCCAGGAGATCACCTACACTGGGGAGATCCAGGAGATCACCTACACTGGGGAGACCCAAGACATCACCTACACTGGGGAGACCTAGGACATCACCTACACTGGGGAGACCCAGGACATCACCTACACTGGGGAGACCCAGGACATCACCTACACTGGGGAGATCCAAGACATCACCAAGACTGAGGAGACCCAAGACATCACTTACACTGGGGAGACCCAAGACATCACCTACACTGGGGAGACCCAAGACATCACCTACACTGGGGAGACCCAGGACATCACCTACACTGGGGAGATCCAGGAGATCACCTACACTGGGGAGACCCAAGACATCACCTACACTGGGGAGACCCAAGACATCACCTACACTGGGGAGATCCAAGACATCACCAAGACTGAGGAGACCCAAGACATCACCAAGACTGGGGATACCCAGGACATCACCTAGAAGGGAAAAACCAGAGAGATCGGCTGCAGTTGGAAGACCTAACAGATCTTGTAAAATGAAGAATCCAATGAAAGTGCCTACAGAG GACATGACGCCCCGCCAgtccgatgatgatgatgatgatgctgtagACTGCGATGTGGACGACCGGAATTGGTTACCTAGCAATGGACTAGAGGCGGAACCCATGAGTCCCAGCCAATCAGATGATGATGACGCTGCAGACTGCGACCGAGATTGGGAGGAGGGGGACAGGCACAccccagagcagagggagagTGGT GACAcgtctctctcacctccctccgcCCCCCTGAAGAGCTGGGGTCCTGCCTCTCCCAGTACCTCTCTACTCTGGGGTCTGAAGAGGCTGTCTGTGCGGCTGGTCGACTGCAGAAAAACACAGAACAACAAGG CAGACAGCTCTAATGGTCGCTCGCTCAGTGGGAGGGGCTTGCCATCTGGAAAGGCCCCAGGGTCGAAAGTGATCCAGCGATCAGTCGATTTGGAGAagccttacagctgtgatcagtgtgggaaagGTTTTCTTACTCCAGTAGGTTTAAAGTCACACCAGATAGTACactcaggagagaagccttacagctgtcgtgtgtgtgggaagagtttcgcTAGATCAGGTGAACTCGTAGTCCACCAGAgagtacacactggagagaaacccttTCACTGCTCCGACTGTGGAAAGAGCTTTGCTGCCATTAGTTCGTTGATAACCCACCGGCgaagacacacaggagagaggccttatagctgtgatcagtgtgggaagagttttgctcaATCAACGGCTTTAAAATGCCACCggcgaacacacacaggagagaaaccgtacagctgtgatcagtgtgggaagcgCTTTGCTCATTCACAGCTGCTGAAAGCGCACCAgcgaaaacacacaggagaggaaCCCGAAAcaccttacagctgtgatcaatgtgacaaGAGATTCACTATATTGAGCAAGTTGAAAATAcaccagagaaaacacacaggagagaagccttaccactgtgaAGTGTGCGGGAAGAGTTATAGGTTCTCTTGCATGCTGACATACCACCAGAaatcacacacaggagagaaaccttgcAGCTGCGACgtgtgtgggaagagctttgctcatTCAAGCACCCTGGCAAGCCACAATCgtatacacactggagagaagcctttcagCTGTAAAgtatgtgggaagagctttgcccAGACAGCTACACTGGCGGGTCACCtgcgaacacacactggagagaaccCGGATAACCCCGTGAGGAGGCAGAAGCAGAGTAGAAGAGGggaagaagatggaggagaggcgtCGTACCTCTGCAGCGACTGTGGGAAATGTTTCTCCTCGTTAAGTAAATTGAACGTACACCAGAAGACCCACACAGCAGTGAAGTCCCACCTCTGCAGCGACTGTGGGAATAGCTATTACAGTGCATCACACCTTAGGGCGCACATGAGGTCCCACACCGAAGGAAAACCTTACCTCTGCACCGAATGTGGGAGGCGTTTCAAGCTCCCACAGACTCTGAAAAGACACATGCTgacgcacactggagagaaaccctgCCACTGCTCCATCTGTGGGAGGAACTTTGCGCATCACCACTCTCTGAAAATACACATGCGAACTCACACCGGAGAAAAGCCTTACAACTGCTCACAGTGCCACCAAAGGTTCTATTCGTCATGCAACCTGGTTTCTCATCAGCGCGtacactctggagagaagcctAATCACTGCGTCGATTGTGGGAAACGTTTTAGCTCTAGGTCGAACTTACGTGCTCACCAGAAGTCATCACACGGCATAGAAACTTCACCAAAAGGGATAAAGCGCCAAAGACAAGCGCCAGCTGGGAAGACACCTCATCACTGCTCTAATTGTGGCGAACAGTTTAAGTCTTTGTCCAGCTTACATGTTCACGAGAAAACTCACAGGATAGAAATCCCACACCAGATGTTTCCTTATCAACCCTGGATGTATGGAGATCATTACTGA